GGCGGCTTACCACCTGCAGGAAGCCGGCGTTCACGCGGCGTGGAAAACGTTCGTGCGATTCGATCCACGGTCCCCAGGAGGCCACCGGCGCGGTATCGACGTCGTCCACCAGCAGCACGGCATGCGGGTTGCCCATGGAGAGCACGGCCACGGGCACGTCGCCCGCATAGGGCAGCGCCAGCGGCCAGCGCTCGAAGCGTCCCATGGTCTCGGGCCGCAGGCCCTCGCCATTGAAAGGCACGCGGTCGAGCGCGAACACGGGCGCGCCCATGTCCACCGTCACGCGGCCGTCTTCGTGCATGTGAAGTTCGAGTTCGCCGTTCTGGACCTTCACGCGCACCGGGTTGCGCGTGGTCAGCTTCTTGTCGTGCACGTAGCGCACGAAACAGCGCGCGCCGTTGCCGCACTGCTCGACCTCGCCACCGTCGGCGTTGTGGATCCGGTATTCGAAGTCCAGCCCTTCGCGCGGCGAGGCGCGCACGCTCAGGATCTGATCGGCGCCCACGCCGAAGTGGCGGTCGGCCAGGAAGCGGTATTGCGCGGCGCTCAGGCCGAGCAGGCCCTGCGTTTCGTCGAGCACGACAAAGTCGT
The sequence above is a segment of the Hydrogenophaga sp. BPS33 genome. Coding sequences within it:
- the dapF gene encoding diaminopimelate epimerase, yielding MHIRFTKMQGAGNDFVVLDETQGLLGLSAAQYRFLADRHFGVGADQILSVRASPREGLDFEYRIHNADGGEVEQCGNGARCFVRYVHDKKLTTRNPVRVKVQNGELELHMHEDGRVTVDMGAPVFALDRVPFNGEGLRPETMGRFERWPLALPYAGDVPVAVLSMGNPHAVLLVDDVDTAPVASWGPWIESHERFPRRVNAGFLQVVSRHEVRLRVYERGAGETLACGTGACAAVVAGIRLGLLDARVDVHTRGGVLTIEWRETPLHDQAVFMTGPATTVFDGDIDVPDLACSPANGCTK